From Domibacillus sp. DTU_2020_1001157_1_SI_ALB_TIR_016, a single genomic window includes:
- a CDS encoding sulfite oxidase: MFNAKKPAAKLYLRTHRLRPENQEVPVQFVKTDTVPDPLFYRRNHFSYPSLSYSNYWLSINGCVAKPALLSIQDLLHLPSKTVQVVLECSGNKRSLFHPKVFGEQWEKGAISQGMWKGVPLRMLLEAAGLKKGAKEVVVEGYDYGKRTDLDKVYTYARSLPIEKALHPDTLIAYEYNHQPIPFKHGYPLRLIVPQWYAMASVKWIKQITVIDDHYTGPFQSVDYVYYPHKETNKDAFPVTHINVNSTIQKPLNMDILNTGTHMIRGIAWTGKGVITKVEISFDCGRTWLTAKKEAAQTGYGWVSWSYEWKAQKKGEYTIMSRAVDSYGRTQPASPFWNRKGYGYNAIDQIKVKVE; encoded by the coding sequence ATGTTTAATGCGAAAAAGCCTGCAGCTAAGCTCTATTTGCGGACGCATCGCCTGCGGCCGGAAAACCAGGAAGTACCCGTTCAATTTGTCAAAACCGACACGGTACCTGATCCATTGTTTTACCGGCGGAACCATTTTTCTTATCCTTCCCTTTCCTATTCTAATTACTGGCTCTCTATAAATGGATGTGTGGCTAAACCTGCCCTTCTTTCCATACAAGATCTTCTTCATCTTCCATCTAAAACGGTTCAGGTCGTGCTGGAGTGCTCAGGGAACAAACGAAGTTTATTCCATCCTAAAGTATTCGGTGAGCAATGGGAAAAAGGAGCGATCAGTCAGGGTATGTGGAAGGGTGTTCCGCTGCGCATGCTGCTTGAGGCAGCCGGATTGAAAAAAGGAGCGAAAGAAGTAGTCGTGGAAGGTTATGACTACGGGAAAAGAACCGACTTAGACAAAGTGTATACGTACGCGCGGAGCCTGCCTATTGAAAAGGCCCTTCATCCGGATACGCTTATTGCTTATGAATATAATCATCAGCCGATTCCTTTTAAGCACGGGTATCCATTGCGGCTTATCGTTCCACAATGGTATGCGATGGCTTCCGTTAAATGGATCAAACAAATCACCGTTATAGACGATCACTATACAGGTCCTTTTCAATCCGTCGACTATGTGTATTATCCGCACAAAGAAACAAACAAAGATGCGTTCCCCGTTACCCATATCAATGTCAATTCAACGATTCAAAAACCATTGAATATGGATATTTTAAATACTGGAACACATATGATACGAGGAATTGCCTGGACCGGCAAAGGCGTGATTACAAAAGTAGAAATCAGCTTCGACTGCGGGCGAACATGGCTGACGGCAAAAAAGGAGGCTGCCCAGACGGGTTATGGATGGGTTTCCTGGTCATATGAATGGAAAGCACAGAAAAAAGGAGAATATACGATCATGTCAAGAGCGGTTGACTCCTACGGACGAACACAGCCGGCCTCCCCGTTTTGGAACCGGAAAGGCTACGGATACAATGCCATTGATCAAATTAAAGTGAAGGTCGAATAA
- a CDS encoding amino acid permease, with translation MKNTVFRKKSVESLLGKNGPGQLQQTLGAFDLTLMGIGAIVGTGIFILPGTVAATHAGPAIIFSFVVAAIVCALAAMCYSEFSSAVPVTGSAYTYSYIVFGELVAWLVGWALVLEYGLAVAAVATGWSAYFSALLEGFNIHLPKAISGSFNPAEGTYVNVPAMAIIFIIAVLLSRGVKESARLNQVMVFIKVAVILLFIFVGVFYVEPANWQPFMPFGVGGIMTGAALVFFAYLGFDAVSSAAEEVKNPQRNMPIGIIGSLFVCTLLYVSVSLVLTGMTPYTTLNVSDPVSFAMQLVNQDWAAGVISLGAVIGMITVILVMMYGGTRLLYAFSRDGLLPKMLSEVDPISKTPVKNTWVFAIIIAFCAGVTPLSKLAELVNMGTLVAFTIVSLGILYLRKNKNIPSGGFKVPFYPVLPILSFFLCLFLMTQLSGLTWIACGIWFVIGLLIYFAYGRKHSTLNTK, from the coding sequence GTGAAAAATACAGTATTTAGAAAGAAAAGTGTCGAATCGTTGTTAGGGAAAAATGGCCCTGGGCAGCTTCAGCAGACGCTTGGAGCGTTCGATCTGACGTTGATGGGTATAGGTGCTATCGTCGGAACAGGAATCTTTATCCTTCCCGGAACAGTAGCTGCTACCCACGCTGGACCGGCTATCATCTTTTCCTTTGTCGTTGCTGCAATTGTTTGTGCTTTGGCAGCTATGTGTTATTCAGAGTTTTCTTCGGCTGTACCGGTAACGGGCAGTGCGTACACATATAGCTATATTGTCTTTGGAGAATTGGTCGCCTGGCTTGTCGGCTGGGCATTAGTATTGGAGTATGGATTGGCTGTGGCAGCAGTCGCAACCGGCTGGTCTGCTTACTTCTCCGCGCTTTTAGAAGGATTTAATATTCATCTGCCAAAAGCGATTTCAGGTTCCTTTAATCCGGCAGAAGGAACGTACGTAAACGTTCCAGCTATGGCAATTATTTTCATTATTGCCGTTCTGCTGTCGCGGGGTGTAAAAGAATCTGCCCGCTTAAATCAGGTGATGGTATTTATTAAAGTGGCGGTTATCTTGCTGTTTATCTTTGTTGGTGTATTTTACGTAGAACCTGCCAACTGGCAGCCGTTTATGCCGTTTGGCGTGGGTGGCATTATGACCGGTGCTGCACTCGTATTCTTTGCGTATCTAGGATTCGATGCCGTATCGTCTGCAGCGGAAGAAGTGAAAAATCCACAGCGGAACATGCCAATAGGTATTATTGGTTCCCTGTTCGTTTGTACACTGCTTTACGTATCTGTTTCACTTGTCCTGACAGGCATGACGCCTTATACGACGTTAAATGTAAGTGACCCGGTCAGCTTTGCCATGCAGCTTGTCAACCAGGATTGGGCAGCCGGTGTGATTTCACTCGGTGCCGTTATCGGGATGATTACCGTTATTCTTGTAATGATGTATGGCGGAACGCGTCTTCTTTACGCGTTCAGCCGCGACGGCTTGCTTCCGAAAATGCTGTCTGAAGTCGATCCGATTTCCAAAACACCAGTGAAAAACACATGGGTTTTCGCCATCATTATCGCGTTTTGTGCAGGCGTTACACCACTTTCTAAATTGGCAGAGCTTGTCAACATGGGTACGCTCGTTGCGTTCACGATCGTATCACTCGGTATTTTGTATTTGAGAAAAAACAAAAACATTCCATCTGGCGGCTTTAAAGTACCGTTCTACCCGGTCTTGCCGATTCTTTCTTTCTTTTTGTGCTTGTTCCTTATGACCCAGCTTTCTGGCCTTACATGGATCGCATGCGGCATCTGGTTTGTCATCGGTCTGTTGATTTATTTCGCTTATGGCCGCAAACACAGCACGTTGAATACAAAATAA
- a CDS encoding Zn-dependent hydrolase, with translation MKKLSATSKEFNRILKNLSLENLELSKHLQEKALQLVNSKKEITSESVKEQFHGKVL, from the coding sequence GTGAAAAAGCTAAGCGCAACATCAAAGGAATTTAACCGCATTTTAAAAAACTTGTCTCTTGAAAATTTAGAGCTGAGCAAACATCTGCAGGAAAAGGCTCTTCAGCTGGTAAATTCAAAAAAAGAAATTACAAGTGAATCGGTCAAGGAACAATTTCATGGGAAAGTACTTTGA
- a CDS encoding Fic/DOC family protein, with the protein MGKYFDGLNDEYLLQNNVIGARTLEELGSAEAFAFTVRAAQMERGGFVLKHFTEEEFKQLHHFLFQDVYPFAGIYRNVNISKGTTVFCHASYLGSMAAHIFNELTNDSLQGLTTAQAAKRLAYYKAELNMLHPFREGNGRTARIFLFHYAKRFGFEWAYEKLDYDEYMQAMIQSVTNSSGLEVIFEKTLARLK; encoded by the coding sequence ATGGGAAAGTACTTTGACGGGCTCAACGACGAGTATCTGCTTCAAAACAATGTAATCGGCGCAAGAACGCTGGAGGAACTGGGCAGTGCCGAAGCTTTTGCGTTTACGGTACGCGCTGCTCAAATGGAAAGAGGCGGCTTCGTCCTGAAGCATTTTACAGAAGAGGAATTTAAACAGCTTCATCATTTCCTGTTTCAAGATGTTTATCCGTTTGCCGGCATATACCGGAATGTGAACATTTCAAAAGGAACGACGGTTTTTTGCCACGCTTCTTACCTGGGCAGCATGGCCGCTCACATTTTCAATGAGTTAACGAATGATTCGCTGCAGGGGCTGACGACGGCCCAGGCGGCCAAACGTCTCGCTTATTACAAAGCCGAATTAAACATGCTGCACCCGTTCCGCGAGGGAAATGGGCGGACGGCCCGTATTTTTTTATTTCATTATGCAAAGCGTTTCGGCTTCGAATGGGCTTACGAAAAGCTTGACTATGATGAATATATGCAGGCGATGATCCAGTCGGTAACGAACTCATCAGGCCTGGAGGTAATTTTTGAAAAAACGCTTGCCCGTTTAAAATAG
- a CDS encoding ABC transporter permease — translation MSINGLILRNLKKNVKNYYLYVFALVFSAALYFAFVTLQYDPAMDELKGSMKGAAAIRTASILLIAIVTVFILYANAIFIKRRSKEIGLLQLIGLTKGQIFKLLSAENLLLYFGSLVIGLFVGFAASRLVTMILFKITGVGAVASLYFSSQALLQTLIVFTIIYGCILAVNGLFLKRQNILSLFRVTGTREEKGRRISIWEIFIGLLGILFIAAGYFISSKLFGGDFTSMNELFAAMAFILASVIIGTYLFYKGSVRFLFHLVRKRKNGYLHVKDVLSLSSIMFRMKSNALMLTVITTLSALAIGLLSLSYISYYSAEKSAQQQVPNDFVVPNDQEATKLKQAFDAENITYEEKRIEVIQAVVNTSDILSTTLDETTFDADKMQMPIISDKSVKGMNLSPDDTLFSGYVDMLSKVMPLEDSGSIELLGKTETIPQNYIGLERDFLLPYTFTSGGLPTAVVDDTVFNRLKQDADPSLQYGTSLYIGLDVTDESQLDKASDVFSQGSYNPAFGTELSQSQTAEIQKQNMGLMMFIVGFLGLTFLVTSGCILYFKQMDESEEERGSYTILRKLGFTPGDLVQGIRMKQFFSFGIPLLIGLLHSYFAVQSGWFFFGGELWTPMLIVMLLYTVLYSVFGILSVLYSKKVIKDAL, via the coding sequence ATGAGCATTAATGGACTGATTCTCCGAAATTTAAAAAAGAATGTAAAAAACTACTATTTATACGTGTTTGCCCTCGTGTTCAGTGCCGCACTTTACTTTGCGTTCGTTACGCTTCAATATGATCCGGCGATGGACGAACTAAAAGGCAGTATGAAAGGAGCTGCAGCTATTCGGACGGCTTCTATTCTTCTGATTGCCATCGTGACGGTTTTTATTTTGTATGCCAATGCGATTTTCATTAAGCGCCGCAGTAAAGAAATCGGCCTCCTGCAGCTGATTGGGCTGACGAAAGGGCAGATTTTCAAGCTGTTAAGTGCCGAAAACCTGCTGCTTTATTTCGGCTCCCTCGTGATTGGCTTGTTTGTCGGATTTGCGGCTTCAAGGCTTGTCACGATGATTTTGTTTAAAATAACGGGTGTAGGCGCTGTGGCTTCCCTGTATTTTTCATCACAGGCACTTTTGCAGACCTTAATTGTCTTTACGATAATTTATGGATGTATTTTGGCGGTGAACGGGCTGTTTTTAAAGCGGCAAAATATTTTATCCCTCTTCCGGGTGACAGGTACAAGAGAAGAAAAAGGAAGACGTATTTCGATTTGGGAAATTTTCATTGGGCTTCTTGGTATCCTTTTTATCGCAGCCGGCTACTTTATTTCCTCTAAATTGTTCGGCGGCGACTTTACTTCAATGAACGAGCTGTTTGCAGCGATGGCGTTTATTCTCGCTTCGGTCATTATCGGAACTTATTTGTTCTATAAAGGGTCTGTCCGTTTTCTGTTTCATCTTGTCCGCAAACGGAAAAATGGCTATTTACATGTGAAAGACGTGCTGTCGCTTTCTTCTATTATGTTCCGAATGAAATCAAACGCCCTCATGCTGACGGTTATTACAACGTTGTCGGCACTGGCGATTGGCCTGCTGTCACTCAGCTACATATCGTACTACTCGGCGGAAAAATCAGCGCAGCAGCAGGTACCGAATGATTTTGTCGTTCCGAATGACCAGGAGGCCACAAAGCTAAAGCAGGCGTTTGACGCAGAAAATATTACCTATGAAGAGAAACGGATCGAGGTTATACAGGCAGTAGTGAATACGTCTGATATTCTCAGTACCACGCTGGATGAAACAACGTTTGATGCCGATAAAATGCAAATGCCTATCATTAGCGATAAAAGCGTAAAAGGTATGAATCTTTCACCAGATGACACTCTTTTTTCCGGTTATGTAGATATGCTCAGCAAGGTGATGCCGCTTGAAGATTCCGGTTCTATTGAGCTGCTTGGCAAAACAGAAACCATTCCGCAAAACTATATCGGTCTTGAGCGGGATTTCTTGCTTCCGTACACCTTTACAAGCGGCGGCCTGCCGACTGCAGTGGTGGATGATACGGTATTTAACCGCTTAAAGCAGGACGCTGATCCATCTCTTCAGTATGGTACTTCTCTTTATATTGGACTGGATGTAACCGACGAATCGCAGCTGGACAAAGCGAGTGACGTATTTTCTCAAGGATCTTACAATCCGGCTTTCGGCACAGAGCTTTCCCAGTCACAGACAGCCGAGATTCAAAAACAAAATATGGGGCTGATGATGTTTATCGTTGGCTTCCTGGGCTTAACGTTTCTCGTGACCTCCGGCTGTATTTTATACTTTAAGCAAATGGATGAAAGCGAAGAAGAACGGGGCAGCTACACCATTTTACGCAAGCTTGGCTTTACGCCCGGTGACCTTGTGCAGGGGATCCGCATGAAGCAGTTTTTCAGCTTCGGCATTCCGCTTCTGATTGGTCTTTTGCACAGCTACTTTGCTGTACAATCCGGCTGGTTTTTCTTCGGCGGCGAGCTGTGGACACCGATGCTTATTGTCATGCTTTTATATACGGTGCTTTACTCAGTATTCGGTATTCTGTCCGTTCTCTATAGCAAAAAAGTGATCAAAGATGCGCTTTAA
- a CDS encoding ABC transporter ATP-binding protein has protein sequence MSMLKAAKLRKSYGNKFNRQEVLKGIDMNVEKGEFVSIMGASGSGKTTLLNVLSSIDQASQGTIWIDGHEMTGMKEKGLAEFRKHHLGFIFQDYNLLDTLTVKENVLLPLTIAKTGPKEATERFNVIANELGIYEIRDKYPNEISGGQKQRTSAARAFIHEPSMIFADEPTGALDSKSASDLLNKLTALNKKRTATIMMVTHDPTAASFGSRVIFIKDGKMYTQLNKGEQSRQAFFQDIMKTQGLLSGVQHEH, from the coding sequence ATGAGTATGTTAAAAGCGGCGAAGCTTCGCAAAAGCTACGGAAACAAATTCAATCGCCAGGAAGTGTTAAAAGGCATTGATATGAATGTGGAAAAAGGCGAGTTCGTCAGTATCATGGGTGCATCCGGTTCTGGTAAAACAACGCTTTTAAATGTCCTGTCCTCCATTGACCAGGCAAGCCAGGGAACGATCTGGATTGACGGCCATGAAATGACTGGGATGAAAGAAAAAGGGCTGGCCGAGTTCCGCAAGCACCACCTTGGCTTTATTTTTCAAGACTATAACCTGCTCGATACATTGACGGTCAAAGAAAATGTCCTGCTGCCGCTGACGATTGCCAAAACCGGTCCAAAAGAAGCGACAGAGCGGTTTAATGTCATTGCCAATGAGCTTGGCATCTATGAAATCCGGGATAAATATCCAAATGAGATTTCCGGCGGGCAAAAACAGCGGACATCCGCAGCACGGGCATTTATTCATGAACCGAGCATGATTTTTGCGGACGAGCCGACCGGTGCCCTTGATTCTAAATCGGCCTCTGACCTTTTAAATAAATTAACGGCACTTAATAAGAAACGAACCGCTACGATTATGATGGTTACACATGATCCGACCGCGGCAAGCTTTGGAAGCCGGGTTATCTTTATTAAAGACGGAAAAATGTATACCCAGCTTAATAAAGGAGAGCAGTCAAGGCAGGCTTTTTTCCAGGATATTATGAAAACGCAGGGTTTACTGAGCGGGGTGCAGCATGAGCATTAA
- a CDS encoding sensor histidine kinase, whose amino-acid sequence MIGTYIKERRSWIGFFLVQQLLLFLVVFVDTTIPFSSILYVNFLSALLFLVFFFFRFQKESAFYRELQERDTSLDGEPLAEAESPFQKIVHTYFTKQVEQYKQDASRHRTELEQEKDDLMSWVHEVKTPLTAMHLMIDRIEDERMKAQLTYEWLRVHLLLDQQLHQKRMPFIKNDLYVEHVVLEPILFTEIRSLQSWCLQKGIGFDVEITGPPVLSDAKWLAFIFRQLLTNAVKYSDSGDIMIRSIQRGNQTAVAVTDFGRGISPQDLPRIFDKGFTATGSFHQNDSATGMGLYLAKKAADSLLIELEAISHPGSGTTFTLTFPEPNAFVRLTSM is encoded by the coding sequence ATGATCGGAACCTACATAAAAGAACGGCGCAGCTGGATTGGCTTTTTTCTCGTTCAGCAACTGCTCCTGTTTCTGGTTGTATTCGTCGATACAACCATTCCCTTTTCATCTATTTTATATGTAAACTTCTTGTCTGCCCTTCTTTTCCTCGTTTTCTTCTTTTTCCGCTTTCAAAAAGAATCGGCTTTTTACCGGGAGCTGCAGGAACGGGACACCTCACTGGACGGAGAACCGCTGGCTGAGGCGGAAAGCCCATTCCAAAAAATCGTTCACACGTACTTCACAAAGCAGGTTGAACAGTACAAACAGGACGCTTCCCGCCATCGGACAGAGCTTGAACAGGAAAAAGACGATCTGATGTCCTGGGTTCATGAAGTGAAAACCCCTTTAACCGCCATGCATTTAATGATAGACCGGATAGAGGACGAGAGGATGAAAGCGCAGCTTACGTACGAATGGCTGCGCGTTCATCTGCTTTTAGACCAGCAGCTGCATCAAAAACGGATGCCATTTATTAAAAATGACTTGTATGTTGAGCACGTGGTGCTGGAGCCGATCCTATTTACCGAAATACGGTCTCTCCAGTCCTGGTGCCTGCAAAAAGGCATCGGCTTTGATGTTGAGATAACCGGTCCGCCTGTACTGAGCGATGCAAAATGGCTGGCGTTTATTTTTCGGCAGCTGCTGACAAACGCGGTGAAATACAGCGATTCAGGTGATATTATGATTCGCAGTATCCAAAGAGGAAATCAAACAGCCGTTGCGGTTACCGACTTTGGCCGCGGCATTTCGCCACAGGATCTTCCACGTATTTTTGATAAAGGATTTACGGCAACCGGCAGCTTTCATCAAAACGATTCTGCCACGGGGATGGGACTTTATTTAGCCAAAAAAGCGGCTGATTCTCTATTGATTGAATTAGAAGCCATTTCCCATCCCGGCTCCGGCACAACCTTTACACTTACGTTTCCTGAGCCGAATGCGTTTGTCCGCCTGACAAGCATGTGA
- a CDS encoding response regulator transcription factor, with protein sequence MFKLLLIEDDETLFKETKERLTQWSYDVYGVTDFGQVMKEFTALKPDLVIIDIQLPKFDGFHWCRMIRTHSNVPILFLSSRDHPTDMVMSMQLGADDFIQKPFHFDVLVAKIQAVLRRAYNYSTAPSLLKAWCGATVDYDKNLLQNEYGSVELTKNEMFILKQLIEQKNNIVSREKLIKSLWDDERFVSDNTLTVNVNRLRKKLDELGIGHFIETKVGQGYMAVEEESV encoded by the coding sequence TTGTTTAAACTGCTGCTGATTGAAGATGATGAAACGCTGTTTAAAGAAACGAAGGAACGGCTGACGCAATGGTCATATGATGTTTACGGGGTTACCGATTTTGGACAGGTGATGAAAGAATTCACAGCTTTAAAGCCTGATTTGGTCATTATTGATATCCAGCTGCCGAAATTTGACGGTTTTCATTGGTGCCGAATGATTCGCACCCATTCCAACGTGCCGATTTTATTCCTGTCTTCACGCGACCACCCGACTGACATGGTCATGTCTATGCAGCTTGGAGCGGATGATTTTATTCAGAAGCCGTTTCATTTTGACGTACTGGTTGCCAAAATACAAGCCGTGCTGCGGCGTGCCTATAATTACAGCACTGCCCCGTCCCTTCTTAAAGCCTGGTGCGGTGCTACAGTCGATTACGATAAAAACCTTCTTCAAAATGAGTACGGGTCAGTCGAACTAACGAAAAATGAAATGTTTATTTTAAAACAGCTCATTGAACAAAAAAACAACATTGTCAGCCGGGAAAAGCTGATTAAAAGTCTGTGGGACGATGAGCGGTTCGTCAGCGACAATACATTGACGGTTAATGTAAACCGGCTGCGAAAAAAGCTGGATGAACTCGGGATCGGCCATTTTATTGAAACAAAAGTCGGCCAGGGATACATGGCAGTTGAAGAGGAAAGCGTATGA